In one Yarrowia lipolytica chromosome 1A, complete sequence genomic region, the following are encoded:
- a CDS encoding uncharacterized protein (Compare to YALI0A19470g, similar to uniprot|Q06440 Saccharomyces cerevisiae YLR429w CRN1 a coronin that promotes actin polymerization and crosslinking to microtubules, similar to Saccharomyces cerevisiae MDV1 (YJL112W) and CAF4 (YKR036C); ancestral locus Anc_1.247), translating into MSGRFVRSSKYRHVYGQSTKKELCYDNVRVSNNAWDSNLLKVNPEYISLNWEASGGGAFAVIPLSHKGKLPDQIPLFRGHTSAVLDTDFNPFNDQVIASASDDGKIGLWKVPDDYRIVYEPEEEIEDVAPVAKLSGHQRKVGHVKFHPTANNVLASSSADYTVKLWDVEAQKAHQSLAHKDIITSFDYNQDGTLLVTTSRDKQIRVWDLRTGEIVSSGPGHTGAKNSRVVWLDSDRIATTGFSKLSDRQLALWNASDIAAGPIGGFRYLDSSSGICMPFFDHDTKTLFLAGKGDGNIRYYEYGNDDFFELSEYQSTDPQRGIAFMPKRALNIKGNEIVRAYKTVKDSYIEPVGFYVPRRAETFQSDIYPDCYAGVPSVEAEEFFEGKSSRPYVVDVEILYEDKPITKDNVHEAAEDKTELKKPEPTPTASPALGSKASEPVSKSAEPKEEKPDLQSKGSFGTSSSAFSGDKVNSMLAKASEEEEPRKKEDENNDEWENSGLLATRNRLAKTGKIELVHQAASGGKTLTEKEIGAMVKSGKISSSEGAKAVEKVREEEAKEAKEAEDKKSEPVEEKKPEPVEEKKPEPVEEKKPEPVEEKKPEPVEEKKPEPVEEKSTENGKDESEINPLPLLKEESLPQTDSATTAAASSGDSDKRISSLEELVQSLVSQVKSQQETIQQLSKKLDACTDCCATDAAPSKNECANRPEGAEQCDNCDC; encoded by the coding sequence CAACAACGCTTGGGACTCTAACCTGCTCAAGGTCAACCCCGAGTACATCTCTCTTAACTGGGAggcttctggaggaggagctttTGCCGTCATCCCCCTCTCCCACAAGGGTAAGCTGCCCGATCAGATTCCTCTCTTCCGAGGTCACACCTCTGCTGTTCTCGACACAGACTTCAACCCTTTCAACGACCAGGTGATTGCCTCTGCCTCTGACGACGGCAAGATCGGTCTGTGGAAGGTTCCCGATGACTACCGAATCGTCTACGagcctgaggaggagattgaggacgTTGCTCCCGTCGCCAAGCTCTCTGGCCACCAGCGAAAGGTCGGACACGTCAAGTTCCACCCCACCGCCAACAACGTGCTGGCCTCCTCTTCGGCTGACTACACTGTCAAGCTGTGGGACGTTGAGGCCCAGAAGGCCCACCAGTCTCTGGCCCACAAGGACATTATCACCTCCTTTGACTACAACCAGGACGGTACTCTGCTCGTCACCACTTCTCGAGACAAGCAGATTCGAGTTTGGGATCTCCGAACCGGCGAGATTGTCAGCTCCGGCCCCGGCCACACCGGTGCCAAGAACTCGCGAGTTGTCTGGCTTGACTCTGACCGAATCGCTACCACTGGTTTCTCCAAGCTTTCCGACCGACAGCTGGCTCTGTGGAACGCCTCCGACATCGCTGCCGGACCCATTGGCGGCTTCCGATACCTAGACTCGTCCTCCGGTATCTGCATGCCCTTCTTCGACCACGACACCAAGACCCTGTTCCTGGCCGGCAAGGGAGATGGAAACATCCGATACTACGAGTACGGCAACGACGACTTCTTCGAGCTGTCCGAGTACCAGAGCACAGACCCCCAACGAGGCATTGCCTTCATGCCCAAGCGGGCTCTCAACATCAAGGGCAACGAGATTGTGCGAGCCTACAAGACTGTCAAGGACTCCTACATTGAGCCCGTTGGCTTCTACGTGCCCCGACGAGCCGAGACCTTCCAGTCTGACATCTACCCCGACTGTTACGCCGGTGTTCCTTCCGTCGAGGCTGAGGAGTTCTTCGAGGGCAAGTCTTCTCGACCCTACGTTGTCGACGTTGAGATTCTCTACGAGGACAAGcccatcaccaaggacaaTGTTCATGAGGCTGCCGAGGACAAGAcggagctcaagaagcccgAGCCTACTCCCACTGCTTCCCCCGCCCTTGGTTCCAAGGCCTCCGAGCCCGTTTCCAAGTCTGcggagcccaaggaggagaagcctgATCTGCAGTCTAAGGGCTCTTTCGGCacttcctcttctgcctTTTCTGGCGACAAGGTCAACTCCATGTTGGCCAAGGCctctgaggaggaggagccccgaaagaaggaggacgagaacaATGACGAGTGGGAGAACTCCGGTCTGCTGGCCACCCGAAACCGTCTCGCAAAGACCGGCAAGATCGAGCTCGTCCACCAGGCTGCTTCTGGCGGTAAGACTCtgaccgagaaggagattggcGCCATGGTCAAGAGCGGCAAGATCAGCTCTTCCGAGGGTGCCAAGGCCGTCGAGAAGGTCCGGGAGGAAGAGGCtaaggaggccaaggaggccgaggacAAGAAGTCCGAGCctgtcgaggagaagaagcctgAGCCcgttgaggagaagaagcctgAGCCcgttgaggagaagaagcccgagcctgtcgaggagaagaagcccgagcctgtcgaggagaagaagcccgagCCTGTCGAGGAGAAGTCCACTGAGAACGGAAAGGACGAGTCTGAGATCAACCCTCTCcctctgctcaaggaggagtctcTCCCTCAGACTGACTCTGCCaccactgctgctgcctcttCCGGTGACTCTGACAAGCGAATCTCTTccctggaggagctggtgcAGTCTCTGGTTTCCCAGGTCAAGAGCCAGCAGGAGAccatccagcagctcagcAAGAAGCTGGATGCCTGCACCGACTGTTGTGCCACCGACGCCGCTCCTTCCAAGAACGAGTGTGCCAACCGACCCGAGGGCGCCGAGCAGTGCGACAACTGTGATTGCTAA
- a CDS encoding uncharacterized protein (Compare to YALI0A19492g, similar to uniprot|Q7SGF7 Neurospora crassa NCU00965.1 predicted protein, similar to Saccharomyces cerevisiae SPC2 (YML055W); ancestral locus Anc_4.307) — MSRQTQAVNLYSTSELKKTSDEHIAYVFKELGYTQDHSLLDVRLAAGYASVILAAASFYLDYTFGFDFARPYLVYTVPLFFVLEFFVSGWLYFKERNVAYVGKKGDTKVTVSTTAANPGVDYKIVVDVDGGKKTVDAKFNDWFDFNGFIVYSKFAGVFEALLEKKDQ, encoded by the exons ATGTCTCGACAGACCCAGGCAGTGAATCTTTA CTCGACTTCGGAACTGAAGAAGACCTCCGACGAACACATCGCTTAT GTCTTCAAGGAACTCGGATACACACAGGACCACTCCCTTTTGGACGTGCGTCTGGCGGCCGGTTATGCATCTGTAATTCTCGCCGCCGCATCCTTCTACCTGGACTATACCTTTGGATTCGACTTTGCTCGACCCTACCTCGTCTACACAGTTcctttgttttttgtgCTTGAGTTCTTCGTGTCCGGATGGCTCTACTTTAAGGAGCGAAACGTCGCATATGTGGGAAAGAAGGGAGACACCAAGGTGACCGTGTCGACGACTGCTGCCAACCCCGGCGTGGACTACAAGATTGTCGTTGACGTGGACGGCGGTAAGAAGACCGTCGACGCAAAGTTCAACGACTGGTTCGACTTTAATGGCTTCATTGTCTACAGCAAGTTTGCTGGCGTCTTTGAGGCGCTTTTGGAAAAGAAGGATCAGTAA